One part of the Vitis riparia cultivar Riparia Gloire de Montpellier isolate 1030 chromosome 8, EGFV_Vit.rip_1.0, whole genome shotgun sequence genome encodes these proteins:
- the LOC117920921 gene encoding E3 ubiquitin-protein ligase UPL7 isoform X2, with product MVAVQLQEEWETLVNHHAVLMTRTWISSSFLRPFLFFITYLSIRHQRIRTRDVDCIRHCFKTLLESINSTDSKMNFCSLATGTPEERRIWTYEAEKLISICLFILAEYDTHPGGQDINVLSSMAMRLVVVLTDTKGWKSITDDNFQDANRAVKDLVRFMGSRKGGLYLCIRKYFNKLDAPCSSLKNSVVQADERFLITASAITLALRPFQAANLDITEPGPFNVQYAAEQYCVYILTIPWLAQRLPAVLLPAMKHKSILSPCFQTLLILRKKILKEMSEMHPFQIPHCSKAVPQVSWALANVICLATGSENDCVDQGQFTQGLNHTSYVHVVNILAENLLDWLEDVGWIRKDNQEIQENVETCANPIDIACSPDTTYGPIKMSYMDLFRPVCQQWHLMKLLAILKNVALICDSSLPNNLEYSGKLELLDIAYFYSYMLRIFSVLNPVVGPLPVLNMLAFTPGFLVNLWEALEGYLFPGDVKFSEDNDLCKSKISTNKNDGAYEKKQKQASKDGGNKWVTMLQKITGKSQMDVDLISGRTRTSQVKEDAFDVWDVEPLRCGPQGISKDISCLLHLFCATYSHLLLVLDDIEFYEKQVPFTLEQQRRIASMLNTLVYNGSFHGSGGQQNRPLMDAAVRCLHLLYERDCRHQFCPPGLWLSPARNNRPPIAVAARTHEVLSAKPDDALTIPSMAPVITTTHVFPFEERVQMFREFIKMDKFSRKMAGEVAGPGSRSVEVVIRRGHIVEDGFQQLNSLGSRLKSCIHVSFISECGLPEAGLDYGGLFKEFLTDIAKAAFAPEYGLFSQTSTSDRLLIPNTAARFLENGTQMIEFLGKVVGKALYEGILLDYSFSHVFIQKLLGRYSFLDELSTLDPELYRNLMYVKHYDGDVKELSLDFTVTEESLGKRHIIELKPGGKDAIVTNENKLQYVHAMADYKLNRQMLPLSNAFYRGLTDLISPSWLKLFNASEFNQLLSGGNHDIDITDLRNHTRYTGGYTEGSRTVKLFWEVITGFEPKERCMLLKFVTSCSRAPLLGFKHLQPTFTIHKVACDVPLWATIGGQDVERLPSASTCYNTLKLPTYKRPSTLRAKLLYAINSNAGFELS from the exons ATGGTAGCTGTGCAACTTCAAGAAGAATGGGAAACATTGGTGAATCATCATGCTGTGTTGATGACCAGAACATGGATTTCCAGTAGTTTCTTgagaccttttcttttctttattacaTATCTGTCAATTCGACATCAGAGGATTCGTACCAGGGATGTAGACTGTATTCGGCATTGCTTCAAAACTCTATTGGAAAGCATAAACTCAACTG ATTCAAAAATGAACTTTTGCTCCCTAGCAACAGGTACACCTGAAGAGAGAAGGATATGGACTTATGAAGCAGAGAAACTGATTTCTATATGCTTATTTATTCTTGCGGAGTATGATACCCATCCAGGGGGTCAAGATATTAATGTCCTTTCTTCTATGGCAATGCGTCTTGTTGTTGTCTTAACTGATACAAAAGGGTGGAAGAGCATTACAGATGATAACTTTCAGGATGCGAATAGGGCAGTGAAGGATTTAGTTAGGTTTATGGGAAGTAGAAAAGGTGGTCTTTATCTTTGTatcagaaaatattttaataaattggaTGCTCCTTGTTCTTCACTGAAGAATAGTGTTGTCCAGGCGGATGAAAGATTCTTGATAACTGCAAGTGCAATAACTTTAGCTTTGCGGCCCTTTCAGGCTGCAAACTTAGACATCACTGAGCCTGGCCCCTTCAATGTGCAATATGCTGCCGAGCAGTATTGTGTATATATACTTACAATTCCTTGGCTTGCTCAACGTCTACCTGCAGTTCTGTTACCTGCTATGAAGCACAAGTCTATTCTATCACCTTGCTTTCAGACACTACTG ATcttgagaaagaaaatattaaaggagATGTCAGAGATGCATCCATTCCAAATTCCTCATTGTTCCAAGGCAGTGCCACAAGTTAGTTGGGCTCTTGCAAACGTTATATGCCTAGCGACTGGAAGTGAGAATGATTGTGTGGATCAGGGACAGTTCACTCAAGGCCTAAACCACACGTCATATGTACATGTTGTTAACATCCTTGCAGAGAACTTGTTGGATTGGCTTGAGGATGTTGGATGGATAAGAAAGGATAACCAAGAAATCCAGGAAAATGTTGAAACATGTGCAAATCCTATTGACATAGCATGCAGTCCTGATACAACTTACGGACCAATAAAGATGTCATACATGGACCTTTTCCGTCCTGTTTGTCAGCAGTGGCATCTTATGAAGCTTTTGGCAATCCTGAAGAACGTTGCCTTGATTTGTGATAGTTCACTACCAAACAATCTGGAATACTCAGGGAAGCTCGAACTACTTGATATTGCATATTTTTATTCCTACATGCTTAGGATATTTTCAGTTTTGAATCCTGTAGTTGGGCCATTGCCTGTTCTTAACATGCTAGCTTTTACTCCTGGATTTCTTGTCAATCTATGGGAGGCACTGGAAGGTTACCTTTTTCCTGGAGATGTTAAGTTTTCTGAAGATAATGATCTTTGCAAAAGCAAAATTTCTACAAACAAAAATGATGGGGCTTATGAGAAAAAGCAAAAACAGGCCTCTAAAGATGGAGGTAATAAATGGGTAACCATGCTTCAGAAGATCACAGGTAAGTCACAGATGGATGTAGATTTGATTTCTGGTCGAACTAGAACCAGCCAGGTTAAAGAAGATGCTTTTGATGTATGGGATGTAGAGCCTTTAAGGTGTGGTCCTCAGGGTATTTCAAAAGATATATCATGTCTGCTTCATCTGTTCTGTGCCACCTATTCACATCTGCTGTTAGTTCTCGATGACATCGAGTTCTATGAAAAGCAG GTTCCTTTCACACTGGAGCAGCAGCGAAGAATTGCATCAATGCTCAATACACTAGTGTATAATGGTTCATTCCATGGTAGTGGTGGCCAGCAGAATAGACCCCTCATGGATGCTGCAGTAAGATGCCTACATTTGTTGTATGAAAGGGATTGCAGGCATCAATTTTGCCCTCCTGGCTTGTGGCTTTCACCTGCTAGAAATAATCGGCCCCCAATTGCAGTTGCTGCCCGAACTCATGAAGTTTTGTCAGCTAAACCAGATGATGCTTTGACCATTCCAAGCATGGCTCCTGTTATCACTACAACACACGTATTCCCATTTGAAGAAAG AGTTCAGATGTTCAGAGAGTTCATCAAGATGGACAAATTCTCTCGCAAAATGGCTGGTGAGGTGGCTGGACCTGGTTCACGATCAGTTGAGGTAGTAATTCGTCGAGGTCACATTGTTGAAGATGgttttcaacaattaaattcACTTGGTTCAAGGTTAAAGTCATGCATCCACGTTTCATTTATTAGTGAATGTGGCCTTCCAGAGGCTGGTCTGGACTATGGCGGCTTATTCAAAGAGTTCTTAACTGATATAGCAAAAGCAGCCTTTGCTCCTGA GTATGGGTTGTTCTCTCAAACCTCAACTTCAGACAGACTCCTAATCCCTAACACAGCTGCAAGATTTCTGGAGAACGGTACTCAGATGATTGAGTTCCTTGGAAAAGTTGTTGGCAAAGCACTCTATGAAGGAATATTATTAGATTATTCCTTTTCACATGTTTTTATACAAAAGCTATTAGGACGATATAGCTTTCTTGATGAACTATCAACTCTTGATCCTGAGCTCTACAGGAATCTTATGTATGTTAAG CATTATGATGGGGATGTGAAGGAACTCTCTCTGGATTTCACAGTTACAGAAGAATCATTAGGCAAACGGCACATTATTGAGCTCAAACCTGGTGGCAAGGATGCCATTGTGACAAATGAGAACAAGTTGCAGTATGTCCATGCTATGGCAGACTATAAACTTAACCGGCAG ATGCTGCCTCTATCAAATGCATTCTACAGAGGGTTGACTGATCTTATTTCACCTTCTTGGTTGAAGTTGTTTAATGCAAGTGAATTCAATCAG TTGCTTTCAGGTGGAAACCATGACATTGACATTACTGATTTAAGAAATCACACACGGTACACAGGTGGTTATACTGAGGGCAGCCGGACAGTTAAACTCTTTTGGGAG GTCATTACAGGTTTTGAACCAAAAGAACGCTGTATGCTTCTTAAATTTGTGACAAGTTGTTCTCGAGCTCCATTACTTGGATTTAAACACCTGCAGCCAACTTTTACAATTCATAAG GTTGCATGCGATGTGCCTCTTTGGGCAACAATTGGGGGACAGGATGTAGAGCGACTTCCCTCAGCTTCCACATGCTACAACACGCTCAAG CTTCCTACATACAAACGCCCTAGCACTTTGAGAGCAAAGCTTCTAtatgcaatcaattctaatgcAGGGTTTGAACTTTCTTAG
- the LOC117920923 gene encoding GDSL esterase/lipase At5g03820-like — protein MGFAKNALGAFLLLVLILSVAHGDPLVPALCIFGDSVVDAGNNNNLATLVKANFPPYGRDFVTHRPTGRFCNGKLATDFTAEYLGFTSYPPPYLSQEAQGKNLLQGANFASASSGYYDRTAQLYRAISLTQQVEYYKEYQAKVVRLVGKARAHDIFSGGIHLLSAGSSDFVQNYYINPLLNRAYSADQFSDILMKSYTTFVQNLYGLGVRKIGVTTLPPTGCLPAAITLFSSGSNQCVARLNQDAINFNSKLNITSQVLQDKLPGLKLVVFDIYQPLLNLITKPTDNGFFESRKACCGTGTIETSLLCNARSVGTCSNASQYVFWDGFHPSESANQLLAGSLLEQGINLIG, from the exons ATGGGGTTTGCAAAAAATGCCTTGGGAgcctttcttcttcttgttttgattttgtcaGTAGCTCATGGGGATCCTCTTGTTCCTGCACTCTGCATCTTTGGGGACTCTGTAGTTGATGCAGGCAACAACAACAACCTTGCCACCCTTGTCAAGGCAAACTTCCCTCCTTATGGAAGAGACTTTGTTACTCACAGGCCAACAGGAAGGTTCTGCAATGGAAAGCTAGCCACAGACTTCACTG CCGAGTACCTCGGGTTCACTTCATACCCGCCACCTTACCTTAGCCAGGAGGCACAGGGGAAGAACCTCTTGCAGGGAGCCAACTTTGCCTCAGCTTCTTCTGGTTATTATGACAGGACAGCACAGTTATAT CGTGCTATTTCATTGACCCAGCAGGTAGAATACTACAAGGAATACCAAGCAAAAGTTGTAAGGCTGGTAGGAAAAGCTAGAGCTCATGATATATTCTCTGGCGGAATCCACCTTCTGAGTGCTGGGAGTAGTGATTTCGTTCAGAACTACTATATCAACCCCCTCCTTAACAGGGCCTACTCGGCCGATCAATTCTCAGATATTCTCATGAAATCCTACACTACTTTTGTTCAG AATCTATACGGTTTAGGGGTAAGGAAGATTGGAGTGACAACCTTACCGCCAACTGGGTGTTTGCCTGCAGCTATCACCCTCTTCAGCTCGGGGTCCAACCAGTGTGTTGCAAGGTTAAATCAAGACGCCATTAACTTCAACAGTAAGCTAAACATCACATCTCAAGTTTTGCAAGATAAGCTTCCTGGTCTCAAACTTGTGGTCTTTGACATCTATCAGCCACTCCTGAATCTGATCACAAAGCCCACTGATAATG GGTTCTTTGAGTCAAGGAAGGCTTGCTGTGGTACAGGTACAATAGAAACCTCCCTGCTTTGCAATGCTAGGTCTGTTGGAACCTGCTCCAATGCTTCACAGTATGTGTTTTGGGACGGATTCCATCCCTCTGAATCAGCTAACCAGTTGTTGGCTGGTAGCCTACTTGAGCAGGGAATCAACCTCATTGGTTAA
- the LOC117920921 gene encoding E3 ubiquitin-protein ligase UPL7 isoform X1 translates to MDDHRKHQVSLRGASAKEITRDALLEKVSQERELRNYVRRATAAAIFIQRVWRRYNVIKMVAVQLQEEWETLVNHHAVLMTRTWISSSFLRPFLFFITYLSIRHQRIRTRDVDCIRHCFKTLLESINSTDSKMNFCSLATGTPEERRIWTYEAEKLISICLFILAEYDTHPGGQDINVLSSMAMRLVVVLTDTKGWKSITDDNFQDANRAVKDLVRFMGSRKGGLYLCIRKYFNKLDAPCSSLKNSVVQADERFLITASAITLALRPFQAANLDITEPGPFNVQYAAEQYCVYILTIPWLAQRLPAVLLPAMKHKSILSPCFQTLLILRKKILKEMSEMHPFQIPHCSKAVPQVSWALANVICLATGSENDCVDQGQFTQGLNHTSYVHVVNILAENLLDWLEDVGWIRKDNQEIQENVETCANPIDIACSPDTTYGPIKMSYMDLFRPVCQQWHLMKLLAILKNVALICDSSLPNNLEYSGKLELLDIAYFYSYMLRIFSVLNPVVGPLPVLNMLAFTPGFLVNLWEALEGYLFPGDVKFSEDNDLCKSKISTNKNDGAYEKKQKQASKDGGNKWVTMLQKITGKSQMDVDLISGRTRTSQVKEDAFDVWDVEPLRCGPQGISKDISCLLHLFCATYSHLLLVLDDIEFYEKQVPFTLEQQRRIASMLNTLVYNGSFHGSGGQQNRPLMDAAVRCLHLLYERDCRHQFCPPGLWLSPARNNRPPIAVAARTHEVLSAKPDDALTIPSMAPVITTTHVFPFEERVQMFREFIKMDKFSRKMAGEVAGPGSRSVEVVIRRGHIVEDGFQQLNSLGSRLKSCIHVSFISECGLPEAGLDYGGLFKEFLTDIAKAAFAPEYGLFSQTSTSDRLLIPNTAARFLENGTQMIEFLGKVVGKALYEGILLDYSFSHVFIQKLLGRYSFLDELSTLDPELYRNLMYVKHYDGDVKELSLDFTVTEESLGKRHIIELKPGGKDAIVTNENKLQYVHAMADYKLNRQMLPLSNAFYRGLTDLISPSWLKLFNASEFNQLLSGGNHDIDITDLRNHTRYTGGYTEGSRTVKLFWEVITGFEPKERCMLLKFVTSCSRAPLLGFKHLQPTFTIHKVACDVPLWATIGGQDVERLPSASTCYNTLKLPTYKRPSTLRAKLLYAINSNAGFELS, encoded by the exons ATGGATGACCATCGCAAGCACcag GTCTCGTTGAGGGGAGCTAGCGCCAAAGAAATTACCAGGGATGCCCTTTTGGAGAAGGTTTCTCAAGAAAGAGAGCTCCGCAATTATGTGAGGCGGGCCACGGCTGCCGCAATCTTCATCCAg AGAGTCTGGAGACGCTACAATGTGATAAAGATGGTAGCTGTGCAACTTCAAGAAGAATGGGAAACATTGGTGAATCATCATGCTGTGTTGATGACCAGAACATGGATTTCCAGTAGTTTCTTgagaccttttcttttctttattacaTATCTGTCAATTCGACATCAGAGGATTCGTACCAGGGATGTAGACTGTATTCGGCATTGCTTCAAAACTCTATTGGAAAGCATAAACTCAACTG ATTCAAAAATGAACTTTTGCTCCCTAGCAACAGGTACACCTGAAGAGAGAAGGATATGGACTTATGAAGCAGAGAAACTGATTTCTATATGCTTATTTATTCTTGCGGAGTATGATACCCATCCAGGGGGTCAAGATATTAATGTCCTTTCTTCTATGGCAATGCGTCTTGTTGTTGTCTTAACTGATACAAAAGGGTGGAAGAGCATTACAGATGATAACTTTCAGGATGCGAATAGGGCAGTGAAGGATTTAGTTAGGTTTATGGGAAGTAGAAAAGGTGGTCTTTATCTTTGTatcagaaaatattttaataaattggaTGCTCCTTGTTCTTCACTGAAGAATAGTGTTGTCCAGGCGGATGAAAGATTCTTGATAACTGCAAGTGCAATAACTTTAGCTTTGCGGCCCTTTCAGGCTGCAAACTTAGACATCACTGAGCCTGGCCCCTTCAATGTGCAATATGCTGCCGAGCAGTATTGTGTATATATACTTACAATTCCTTGGCTTGCTCAACGTCTACCTGCAGTTCTGTTACCTGCTATGAAGCACAAGTCTATTCTATCACCTTGCTTTCAGACACTACTG ATcttgagaaagaaaatattaaaggagATGTCAGAGATGCATCCATTCCAAATTCCTCATTGTTCCAAGGCAGTGCCACAAGTTAGTTGGGCTCTTGCAAACGTTATATGCCTAGCGACTGGAAGTGAGAATGATTGTGTGGATCAGGGACAGTTCACTCAAGGCCTAAACCACACGTCATATGTACATGTTGTTAACATCCTTGCAGAGAACTTGTTGGATTGGCTTGAGGATGTTGGATGGATAAGAAAGGATAACCAAGAAATCCAGGAAAATGTTGAAACATGTGCAAATCCTATTGACATAGCATGCAGTCCTGATACAACTTACGGACCAATAAAGATGTCATACATGGACCTTTTCCGTCCTGTTTGTCAGCAGTGGCATCTTATGAAGCTTTTGGCAATCCTGAAGAACGTTGCCTTGATTTGTGATAGTTCACTACCAAACAATCTGGAATACTCAGGGAAGCTCGAACTACTTGATATTGCATATTTTTATTCCTACATGCTTAGGATATTTTCAGTTTTGAATCCTGTAGTTGGGCCATTGCCTGTTCTTAACATGCTAGCTTTTACTCCTGGATTTCTTGTCAATCTATGGGAGGCACTGGAAGGTTACCTTTTTCCTGGAGATGTTAAGTTTTCTGAAGATAATGATCTTTGCAAAAGCAAAATTTCTACAAACAAAAATGATGGGGCTTATGAGAAAAAGCAAAAACAGGCCTCTAAAGATGGAGGTAATAAATGGGTAACCATGCTTCAGAAGATCACAGGTAAGTCACAGATGGATGTAGATTTGATTTCTGGTCGAACTAGAACCAGCCAGGTTAAAGAAGATGCTTTTGATGTATGGGATGTAGAGCCTTTAAGGTGTGGTCCTCAGGGTATTTCAAAAGATATATCATGTCTGCTTCATCTGTTCTGTGCCACCTATTCACATCTGCTGTTAGTTCTCGATGACATCGAGTTCTATGAAAAGCAG GTTCCTTTCACACTGGAGCAGCAGCGAAGAATTGCATCAATGCTCAATACACTAGTGTATAATGGTTCATTCCATGGTAGTGGTGGCCAGCAGAATAGACCCCTCATGGATGCTGCAGTAAGATGCCTACATTTGTTGTATGAAAGGGATTGCAGGCATCAATTTTGCCCTCCTGGCTTGTGGCTTTCACCTGCTAGAAATAATCGGCCCCCAATTGCAGTTGCTGCCCGAACTCATGAAGTTTTGTCAGCTAAACCAGATGATGCTTTGACCATTCCAAGCATGGCTCCTGTTATCACTACAACACACGTATTCCCATTTGAAGAAAG AGTTCAGATGTTCAGAGAGTTCATCAAGATGGACAAATTCTCTCGCAAAATGGCTGGTGAGGTGGCTGGACCTGGTTCACGATCAGTTGAGGTAGTAATTCGTCGAGGTCACATTGTTGAAGATGgttttcaacaattaaattcACTTGGTTCAAGGTTAAAGTCATGCATCCACGTTTCATTTATTAGTGAATGTGGCCTTCCAGAGGCTGGTCTGGACTATGGCGGCTTATTCAAAGAGTTCTTAACTGATATAGCAAAAGCAGCCTTTGCTCCTGA GTATGGGTTGTTCTCTCAAACCTCAACTTCAGACAGACTCCTAATCCCTAACACAGCTGCAAGATTTCTGGAGAACGGTACTCAGATGATTGAGTTCCTTGGAAAAGTTGTTGGCAAAGCACTCTATGAAGGAATATTATTAGATTATTCCTTTTCACATGTTTTTATACAAAAGCTATTAGGACGATATAGCTTTCTTGATGAACTATCAACTCTTGATCCTGAGCTCTACAGGAATCTTATGTATGTTAAG CATTATGATGGGGATGTGAAGGAACTCTCTCTGGATTTCACAGTTACAGAAGAATCATTAGGCAAACGGCACATTATTGAGCTCAAACCTGGTGGCAAGGATGCCATTGTGACAAATGAGAACAAGTTGCAGTATGTCCATGCTATGGCAGACTATAAACTTAACCGGCAG ATGCTGCCTCTATCAAATGCATTCTACAGAGGGTTGACTGATCTTATTTCACCTTCTTGGTTGAAGTTGTTTAATGCAAGTGAATTCAATCAG TTGCTTTCAGGTGGAAACCATGACATTGACATTACTGATTTAAGAAATCACACACGGTACACAGGTGGTTATACTGAGGGCAGCCGGACAGTTAAACTCTTTTGGGAG GTCATTACAGGTTTTGAACCAAAAGAACGCTGTATGCTTCTTAAATTTGTGACAAGTTGTTCTCGAGCTCCATTACTTGGATTTAAACACCTGCAGCCAACTTTTACAATTCATAAG GTTGCATGCGATGTGCCTCTTTGGGCAACAATTGGGGGACAGGATGTAGAGCGACTTCCCTCAGCTTCCACATGCTACAACACGCTCAAG CTTCCTACATACAAACGCCCTAGCACTTTGAGAGCAAAGCTTCTAtatgcaatcaattctaatgcAGGGTTTGAACTTTCTTAG